From the Haloarcula sp. H-GB4 genome, one window contains:
- a CDS encoding Rid family detoxifying hydrolase, translated as MKRTISTADAPDAVGAYSQATTNGSLVFTAGQIPMTPDGDLLDDEPIATQAEQALSNVEAVLAAEGLEMSDVLKVTVYLDDIDDFESMNDTYAGFFDEEPPARSAVEVANLPKGVGVEIEAIATND; from the coding sequence ATGAAACGGACCATCAGCACGGCCGATGCACCCGATGCGGTTGGCGCGTACAGCCAGGCGACGACAAACGGCTCGCTCGTGTTCACCGCGGGCCAGATTCCGATGACGCCCGACGGCGACCTGCTAGACGACGAGCCGATAGCGACGCAGGCGGAACAGGCGCTATCGAACGTCGAAGCGGTGCTGGCAGCCGAGGGGCTGGAGATGAGTGACGTATTGAAGGTGACCGTCTATCTGGACGACATCGACGATTTCGAGTCGATGAACGACACGTATGCCGGCTTTTTCGACGAAGAGCCGCCGGCCCGGAGCGCAGTCGAGGTCGCAAACCTGCCAAAGGGCGTGGGAGTCGAAATCGAAGCCATCGCAACGAACGACTGA
- a CDS encoding nucleotidyltransferase family protein: MSGQHRTRVGGVILAAGQGSRYESGNKLLATIDGKAVVRQVAETACKSSLSDAVAVLGHEKVAVAAALDGLSLSVQHNDEYATGQSTSVRHGVEFARSAGWDAVLFLLGDMPFVRVETIEELLEAYRTGTATVVVPEHEGRRGNPVLFDNCHFDGLATVSGDRGGRDLIDTTERTAFIEVSDPGVHWDIDTDTDLAEFTERRDSL, from the coding sequence ATGAGCGGTCAACATCGGACCAGAGTCGGCGGTGTCATCCTCGCTGCTGGGCAGGGTTCTCGATACGAGTCGGGTAACAAACTGCTGGCGACTATCGATGGGAAAGCAGTCGTCCGACAGGTGGCCGAAACCGCCTGCAAGTCATCGCTGTCGGACGCTGTCGCCGTCCTCGGCCATGAAAAAGTGGCCGTCGCTGCAGCGCTGGATGGTCTCTCGCTCTCGGTTCAGCATAACGACGAGTACGCGACCGGCCAGAGTACGTCAGTTCGACACGGTGTCGAGTTCGCCCGTTCGGCCGGCTGGGACGCCGTCCTGTTCTTGCTGGGCGATATGCCGTTCGTACGCGTCGAAACCATCGAGGAGCTTCTTGAAGCGTACCGTACAGGAACGGCAACCGTTGTTGTTCCCGAGCACGAGGGGAGACGGGGTAATCCGGTGCTTTTCGACAACTGCCATTTCGATGGGCTCGCCACTGTCTCCGGCGACCGCGGCGGTCGAGATCTCATCGATACCACCGAGCGGACAGCGTTCATCGAGGTTTCGGACCCCGGCGTCCACTGGGATATCGATACCGATACTGATCTCGCCGAGTTCACCGAGCGCCGCGACAGCCTGTAA
- the yqeC gene encoding selenium cofactor biosynthesis protein YqeC codes for MDLAAALGLGSSAAVAFVGAGGKKTAMGQLTVEGTDRGYDVGYTTTTAMPPPPDLPLTLTGPNDWRANLEAHDPPVAVARERVPNPARVDRKVRGFEASVVEQLSDAGLFDWLLVKADGARKREFKAPGDGEPVVPSTATHVVPVASVAAVGEALTTDVVHRPERVADITGLRVGDTITAAAVGIVLTHPEGGLRNAPAEASVIPLVNKADTEPQRRIATDVLTHALSQTERCSRGVITSFASDVCEVVSTADVQEEEQR; via the coding sequence ATGGATCTGGCTGCTGCGCTGGGCCTGGGTTCCAGCGCCGCTGTCGCCTTCGTCGGGGCCGGTGGGAAGAAAACTGCGATGGGACAGTTGACTGTCGAAGGGACCGACAGGGGGTACGACGTGGGTTACACGACGACGACGGCGATGCCACCGCCGCCTGACCTGCCGCTGACGCTCACGGGTCCGAACGATTGGCGCGCCAATCTCGAAGCCCACGACCCGCCAGTTGCCGTTGCTCGTGAGAGGGTTCCCAACCCAGCACGAGTCGACCGGAAGGTCCGTGGGTTCGAGGCGAGTGTGGTGGAGCAGCTATCCGATGCCGGACTGTTCGACTGGCTCCTCGTCAAGGCTGACGGGGCACGCAAGCGGGAGTTCAAAGCGCCTGGCGACGGGGAGCCAGTCGTCCCGAGTACAGCGACCCACGTCGTCCCGGTCGCCTCGGTCGCCGCCGTCGGTGAAGCGCTGACGACGGACGTGGTCCATCGACCGGAGCGGGTCGCTGATATCACTGGCCTCCGTGTGGGCGACACGATTACTGCGGCGGCTGTCGGGATAGTGCTCACGCATCCGGAGGGTGGCCTCCGAAACGCGCCGGCCGAGGCGTCTGTGATACCGCTAGTCAACAAGGCGGATACCGAACCACAGCGGCGTATCGCTACGGATGTGCTCACCCACGCGCTTTCACAGACAGAGCGGTGTTCTCGGGGCGTCATCACATCGTTTGCGTCGGATGTCTGTGAGGTGGTCTCAACAGCGGATGTGCAAGAGGAGGAGCAGCGATGA
- a CDS encoding sulfurtransferase TusA family protein — protein MARVDVRGEICPRPALIVRRALADLDTGETLVVRGDYPPAEENLRRMCTTHGIDVTTAETAGESDEFELELRVTEMASLSEA, from the coding sequence ATGGCCCGCGTAGACGTTCGTGGTGAAATCTGTCCCCGGCCGGCACTCATTGTCCGGCGGGCGCTTGCAGACCTCGATACCGGCGAGACGCTCGTCGTGCGAGGCGATTACCCGCCGGCCGAAGAGAACCTCCGGCGGATGTGTACGACTCACGGTATCGACGTGACAACCGCGGAGACCGCTGGCGAGTCCGACGAGTTCGAACTCGAACTTCGGGTGACCGAGATGGCGTCGCTATCGGAGGCCTGA
- the selD gene encoding selenide, water dikinase SelD, whose translation MGPDAVTDGDDETTRLTEYTELHGCSCKVGQSDLDSLLADAGLTGESDALLFGIGEDAAARKLTDDFALVSTVDFFTPIVDGPYDFGRIAACNAASDAFATGAVENVDCLVVLGLPRELTESAAPILAGMADALDAMDGVIAGGHTIMSPWPFAGGAISATARPDALLTSQGASPGDRLYLTKPLGTQPAMGATRVTDDQFVETVTDATERPLDQIESEAIAWMTTPNRDAALACREHATAATDITGFGLAGQSRVVAARSNVGIELTHLPVIAGTPALSTLFGYGLTEGESAETSGGLFVSVPPASADAVESAFDNAGVFYRVVGRVTAGRGVTIDDPAIEEVRR comes from the coding sequence GTGGGACCCGACGCGGTGACTGACGGTGATGACGAGACAACGCGCCTGACGGAGTACACGGAACTCCACGGCTGCTCTTGCAAAGTCGGCCAGAGCGACCTCGATTCGCTGCTCGCCGATGCCGGCCTCACCGGTGAGAGCGACGCGTTGCTGTTCGGCATCGGTGAGGATGCCGCTGCGCGGAAACTCACTGACGACTTCGCGCTGGTTTCGACGGTGGATTTTTTCACACCTATTGTCGACGGCCCGTACGACTTCGGCCGTATCGCCGCCTGCAACGCCGCCAGCGATGCCTTCGCCACGGGTGCGGTGGAGAACGTCGACTGCCTGGTCGTTCTCGGCCTCCCGCGAGAACTAACCGAGAGCGCAGCGCCGATTCTCGCCGGCATGGCCGACGCGCTGGACGCGATGGACGGCGTCATCGCCGGCGGCCACACCATCATGAGTCCGTGGCCCTTCGCTGGCGGCGCCATCTCAGCGACGGCGCGTCCCGACGCTCTCCTCACATCACAGGGAGCCAGTCCTGGCGACCGGCTCTACCTGACCAAACCGCTCGGGACTCAGCCAGCTATGGGGGCGACCCGCGTGACCGACGACCAGTTCGTCGAGACGGTCACCGACGCCACTGAGCGCCCGCTCGACCAAATCGAGTCGGAGGCCATCGCGTGGATGACGACACCGAACCGGGACGCGGCGCTCGCGTGCCGCGAACACGCGACAGCCGCCACCGATATTACCGGCTTCGGCCTCGCCGGCCAGAGCCGCGTGGTGGCCGCCCGCTCCAATGTCGGTATCGAACTGACGCACCTCCCGGTCATCGCGGGAACGCCCGCCCTCTCGACGCTTTTCGGATACGGACTGACTGAGGGTGAGAGCGCAGAGACCAGCGGGGGACTGTTCGTCTCCGTCCCGCCGGCTTCGGCTGACGCCGTCGAATCGGCATTCGACAACGCCGGCGTATTCTATCGGGTTGTCGGCCGTGTTACGGCTGGACGCGGTGTCACGATTGACGACCCGGCCATCGAAGAAGTTCGTCGCTAA
- the yqeB gene encoding selenium-dependent molybdenum cofactor biosynthesis protein YqeB, with protein MSLFERLDELAARGEPAALLTIVRKDGSAPRDVGDKMIVTADDEYGTIGGGTVEHLAVQDARSVLSGADEPGVQTYELERGGNTGMVCGGEMDVFIDRVRGQARLYIAGGGHISAELAPLAERLGYAVTVVDDREAYADPAQFPDDTDVIHGDYGEALSDLPMGTETAVAVATRSGTFDQAAVAAALDGEAGYVGLVASETKADHVLDSLAESGYVRRDLSRVQTPVGLDLGGSGPAAVALSILAEVTMDRHDATGERATRLNLDDLVVVRGGGDLGSGVVYRLQQAGFPVIVTEVEQPTVVRRAVAFGAALYEDEVEVEGVTGRAAADIDEALELLADDVVPVLVDPEATVADDLDAAVLIDAIMAKGAFDTDTRREDADVVVGMGPGFEAGEDVDAVVETDRGHELGRVFYEGAASEYDGEPGERRGYTHERVLRAPTDGEWTPAVAIGDSVTAGDVVGTVGDRPVETEIDGLVRGLVHGGLGVSESTKLGDVDPRGESVDPTKVSDKALCLGGGVLEAVLRLR; from the coding sequence ATGAGCCTGTTCGAACGACTCGACGAACTGGCTGCCCGGGGAGAGCCGGCGGCGCTCCTGACTATCGTCCGGAAGGACGGCAGCGCGCCGCGGGACGTGGGGGACAAGATGATCGTCACCGCCGACGACGAGTACGGGACCATCGGCGGCGGCACGGTCGAGCACCTCGCTGTACAGGACGCCAGGTCAGTGCTTTCGGGAGCCGACGAGCCTGGCGTCCAGACGTACGAACTCGAACGAGGCGGCAACACGGGCATGGTCTGTGGCGGCGAGATGGACGTGTTCATCGACCGCGTTCGCGGGCAAGCACGGCTCTACATCGCCGGCGGCGGCCATATAAGCGCCGAGCTGGCCCCATTGGCCGAGCGGCTGGGCTATGCCGTCACCGTGGTCGACGACCGCGAGGCGTACGCCGACCCGGCGCAGTTCCCCGACGATACGGACGTGATTCACGGCGACTACGGTGAGGCGCTCAGTGACCTGCCGATGGGGACAGAGACAGCCGTGGCCGTCGCGACGCGGAGCGGGACGTTCGATCAGGCTGCCGTCGCCGCAGCGCTGGACGGCGAGGCTGGCTACGTTGGCCTCGTCGCAAGCGAGACAAAGGCCGACCACGTGCTCGATTCGCTCGCCGAGTCTGGGTACGTCCGTCGGGACCTCAGCCGGGTCCAGACACCGGTGGGGCTCGACCTCGGCGGGAGTGGGCCGGCCGCCGTGGCGCTCTCGATTCTCGCCGAGGTCACCATGGACCGCCATGACGCCACCGGTGAGCGGGCGACGCGCCTGAATCTCGACGACCTCGTCGTCGTCCGCGGTGGCGGCGACCTCGGGAGCGGCGTCGTCTATCGGCTTCAGCAGGCCGGCTTTCCGGTTATCGTCACCGAAGTCGAACAACCGACAGTCGTCCGGCGGGCGGTCGCCTTCGGCGCGGCGCTGTACGAAGACGAGGTGGAAGTCGAAGGAGTCACTGGCCGTGCAGCAGCGGACATCGACGAGGCACTCGAACTGCTCGCCGACGATGTCGTGCCGGTACTCGTCGACCCCGAGGCGACTGTCGCTGACGACCTCGACGCCGCAGTCCTCATTGATGCGATCATGGCGAAAGGGGCGTTCGACACCGATACGCGCCGGGAAGACGCCGACGTGGTGGTCGGGATGGGGCCCGGTTTCGAGGCCGGCGAGGACGTGGACGCGGTCGTCGAGACAGACCGCGGGCACGAACTTGGCCGCGTGTTCTACGAGGGGGCAGCGAGCGAGTACGACGGCGAGCCCGGCGAGCGGCGCGGCTACACCCACGAGCGGGTGCTTCGCGCCCCGACCGATGGCGAGTGGACCCCGGCGGTCGCCATCGGCGATAGTGTCACAGCCGGCGACGTAGTCGGCACTGTCGGTGATAGGCCGGTCGAAACCGAGATAGATGGACTGGTTCGCGGCTTAGTTCACGGCGGCCTCGGCGTCAGTGAGAGCACCAAACTCGGCGATGTCGACCCTCGCGGCGAGTCTGTCGACCCAACGAAAGTCTCCGACAAAGCGTTGTGTCTCGGCGGTGGCGTGCTAGAGGCAGTGCTCCGGTTGCGGTAG
- a CDS encoding DsrE family protein: MKRDVVVLLTRAPCGRVHIPEGLRAARGVAAGFDMHDVTVIFTQDGVYGARDAVDREALNMSGHVADLVEQDGQMVADGAAMAERGVDETEIADDVAVWSDDRVTARIRDADQTLDF; this comes from the coding sequence ATGAAGCGAGATGTCGTGGTACTGCTCACTCGCGCCCCGTGCGGCCGAGTCCACATCCCAGAAGGACTGCGCGCCGCCCGCGGCGTCGCGGCCGGCTTCGATATGCACGACGTGACCGTCATATTCACCCAAGACGGCGTGTACGGAGCTCGGGACGCCGTCGACCGCGAGGCGCTCAACATGAGCGGGCACGTCGCCGACCTTGTGGAACAGGACGGACAGATGGTCGCGGACGGGGCGGCAATGGCCGAGCGCGGCGTTGACGAGACCGAAATCGCCGACGATGTGGCCGTCTGGTCGGACGACCGTGTCACCGCCCGTATTCGCGACGCCGACCAGACACTGGACTTCTGA
- a CDS encoding DsrE/DsrF/TusD sulfur relay family protein, with the protein MAYIGFLLTGGPFDSERWRTAYELGRAALDQGHEVSYFHYLDGALVPVADQTLPGCSDSGLYDEMPTEKFQELIADGAEVICCGLCVDARGIDAPADYPEGVEVGLLPDLADIIGEADRVVSL; encoded by the coding sequence ATGGCGTACATCGGCTTTCTGCTGACAGGGGGTCCCTTCGACAGCGAGCGGTGGCGCACCGCCTACGAGCTGGGGCGGGCGGCGCTGGATCAGGGCCACGAGGTGAGCTACTTCCACTACCTCGACGGCGCGCTCGTCCCCGTTGCGGACCAGACCCTGCCCGGCTGTTCGGACAGCGGGCTGTACGACGAAATGCCGACCGAGAAGTTCCAGGAACTCATCGCAGACGGGGCGGAAGTCATCTGCTGTGGGCTCTGTGTCGATGCACGGGGAATCGACGCGCCAGCCGACTACCCTGAGGGCGTCGAGGTCGGGCTGCTTCCGGACCTCGCGGACATCATCGGCGAGGCCGATCGGGTGGTTTCGTTATGA
- a CDS encoding xanthine dehydrogenase family protein molybdopterin-binding subunit: MSDSDRVRETSKQPEGTERNGSDPAEADRESATGAAREPDRKPEAERDAITVDEEKDDARKIVTGQARYTADYRDRFPDLAHGKVVRSDIAHGYVESVDTSAAETMDGVNAVITPFDDVVPDKLYSSSGQSYPEPSPWDLKVLREHVRFVGDPVAAVAADDAETADRAARKIEVEYRELDAVFDPEEALNEGAPQLFEADDVENKQSGADYSKNLESGFEGELGDVEGAFEQASDDEERHVIETEWETPYQSHCVPEPHATIAYTDEDNRHVFITATQVPFHTRRQIAHLFDVPIRDVRVKKPRIGAGFGSKQEMAIEPITFALHLAAERPVKLEMSRQEEFTALRFRHPMQMQMRTVVTDVGDIEAMDLYTLSNSGAYGTHGMTVANNVGTKPLPLYPRVPNVRFSGDVVHTNLPMGAAMRGYGAPQGHFAVESHMDEVARRLGFDPIEFRLQNAVREGDLDRSVAILKDGDRFTREIRSCGIRECVQRGKEAIDYDGIEQPDEDHRKRGVGMALIAQGSGVAGKELGAAQIQMNEDGSFHLQVGGVDTGTGADTMFSQIAAEVLGCTPDDVVVIAADTDLTPFDYGAYASSTTYISGRAVKNAAEDAKERLLEWGSKLLGEPPDVLDTGDGGVYSERTGNRVSLEDIGYEATYGDDEREHILGDGNHSTDESPPPYGAQFVDVTVDTETGEYELNRLVFAADCGVAINPALVEGQIEGGEHMSLEYATSGDLTFDEDGNPEVLGFRQYGMPRTTDHPEMETILVETHEPTGPFGAKSIAELPTNGVPPALSNAIRDAVGVRLTELPFTAADLKAALDGQSADD, from the coding sequence GTGAGCGATTCCGACCGGGTACGGGAGACGAGCAAGCAACCAGAGGGGACAGAGAGGAATGGATCGGACCCAGCCGAAGCCGACAGAGAGTCAGCGACGGGCGCGGCACGCGAACCTGACCGGAAGCCCGAAGCCGAGCGCGACGCCATCACCGTGGACGAAGAGAAAGACGACGCACGGAAAATCGTCACCGGGCAAGCCCGCTACACGGCGGACTACCGCGACCGGTTTCCGGACCTCGCCCACGGAAAGGTGGTTCGCAGCGACATCGCCCACGGCTACGTCGAATCGGTCGACACAAGCGCCGCCGAGACGATGGACGGCGTCAACGCCGTCATCACACCGTTCGATGACGTGGTTCCGGACAAACTGTACTCCAGTTCGGGCCAGTCCTACCCCGAGCCGAGCCCGTGGGATCTGAAAGTGTTGCGCGAACACGTCCGTTTCGTCGGCGACCCGGTCGCCGCCGTGGCGGCTGACGACGCGGAGACAGCCGACCGCGCTGCACGGAAAATCGAAGTCGAGTACCGAGAGCTGGATGCCGTCTTCGACCCAGAAGAAGCCCTCAACGAGGGCGCCCCGCAACTGTTCGAGGCTGATGACGTAGAAAACAAACAGTCGGGGGCTGATTACAGTAAAAATCTCGAATCTGGTTTCGAGGGCGAACTCGGTGACGTAGAGGGCGCGTTCGAACAGGCGAGCGACGACGAGGAGCGACACGTCATCGAGACGGAGTGGGAAACGCCATACCAGTCCCACTGCGTCCCGGAGCCGCACGCGACTATCGCCTACACCGACGAGGACAATCGGCACGTGTTTATTACGGCGACACAGGTTCCCTTTCACACCCGTCGCCAGATAGCGCACCTGTTCGACGTGCCTATTCGCGATGTGCGGGTGAAGAAGCCCCGCATCGGTGCCGGGTTCGGGTCGAAACAGGAGATGGCAATCGAGCCGATAACGTTCGCACTGCATCTGGCGGCCGAGCGGCCGGTCAAACTGGAGATGAGCCGCCAGGAGGAGTTCACCGCGCTTCGCTTTCGGCACCCGATGCAGATGCAGATGCGGACCGTAGTGACAGACGTCGGCGACATCGAGGCGATGGACCTCTACACGCTGTCGAACTCGGGGGCCTACGGCACCCACGGCATGACCGTCGCGAACAACGTTGGAACGAAGCCGCTTCCCCTCTATCCACGGGTCCCGAACGTCAGATTTTCCGGGGATGTGGTCCATACGAATCTCCCGATGGGGGCGGCCATGCGGGGCTACGGCGCGCCACAGGGGCATTTCGCCGTTGAATCGCACATGGATGAGGTAGCCCGCCGCCTCGGCTTCGACCCGATCGAGTTTCGCCTGCAGAACGCGGTCCGGGAGGGCGACCTCGACCGGAGCGTCGCGATTCTGAAAGACGGTGACCGGTTCACCCGGGAGATTCGCTCGTGTGGCATCCGCGAATGTGTCCAACGCGGGAAGGAAGCCATCGACTACGACGGCATCGAACAACCCGACGAAGACCATCGCAAGCGCGGGGTCGGAATGGCGCTCATCGCCCAGGGGAGCGGCGTCGCGGGCAAGGAACTCGGCGCGGCACAGATACAGATGAACGAAGACGGGAGCTTCCACCTGCAGGTCGGCGGCGTCGACACTGGGACCGGCGCGGACACGATGTTCTCCCAGATTGCCGCCGAGGTGCTCGGTTGTACGCCGGACGATGTTGTCGTCATCGCCGCCGACACCGACCTGACGCCGTTCGACTACGGGGCGTACGCCTCCTCGACGACGTACATCAGCGGCCGCGCAGTAAAGAATGCCGCCGAGGACGCCAAAGAGCGGTTGCTGGAGTGGGGATCGAAACTGCTCGGCGAGCCGCCGGATGTGCTCGACACCGGCGACGGCGGCGTGTACAGCGAGCGGACCGGGAACCGCGTATCGCTGGAGGACATCGGCTACGAAGCGACCTACGGCGACGACGAGCGCGAACACATTCTCGGGGACGGCAACCACTCAACCGACGAGAGCCCACCGCCCTACGGCGCGCAGTTCGTCGACGTGACTGTCGATACGGAGACCGGCGAGTACGAACTCAACAGGCTGGTCTTTGCGGCAGACTGCGGCGTCGCTATTAATCCCGCGCTGGTCGAAGGCCAGATAGAGGGCGGCGAACACATGAGCCTCGAATACGCCACGAGCGGCGACCTGACCTTCGATGAGGACGGGAACCCGGAGGTGCTGGGCTTTCGCCAGTACGGGATGCCGCGGACGACGGACCACCCCGAAATGGAGACGATTCTCGTCGAAACACACGAACCCACGGGTCCATTCGGCGCGAAGTCTATCGCGGAACTCCCAACGAACGGCGTCCCGCCGGCGCTCTCGAATGCCATCCGCGACGCCGTCGGCGTTCGGCTGACCGAGTTGCCGTTCACCGCGGCGGACCTGAAGGCGGCACTGGACGGGCAGTCTGCTGACGATTGA
- a CDS encoding (2Fe-2S)-binding protein, giving the protein MEIELEINDVERTVEASKSDSLLDILRRNGYTGAKRGCDTGACGFCTVHVDGEPVKSCVEPVTKVRDASVETIEGLGEQDDLHPVQQAFVDNTALQCGFCIPGMIMRSMALLAENPDPTEQEVREALSDNLCRCTGYKKIVEAVLDAAERMDSGTAVAADGGQAVDNDGGAAAVTECSFKNCNCMEGDQ; this is encoded by the coding sequence ATGGAAATCGAACTGGAAATTAACGATGTGGAACGGACGGTCGAAGCATCGAAGTCCGATTCGCTTCTCGATATCCTTCGACGGAACGGGTACACTGGGGCGAAGCGGGGATGCGACACTGGCGCGTGCGGCTTCTGTACGGTGCACGTCGACGGCGAGCCAGTGAAGTCCTGCGTCGAACCGGTGACGAAAGTACGGGACGCATCGGTCGAGACGATCGAGGGTCTGGGCGAACAGGACGACCTGCATCCGGTGCAACAGGCATTCGTCGACAATACTGCGCTGCAGTGTGGGTTTTGTATTCCGGGGATGATTATGCGCTCGATGGCGCTACTTGCGGAGAACCCGGACCCGACCGAACAAGAGGTCCGGGAAGCGCTGTCGGACAATCTCTGTCGGTGTACTGGCTACAAGAAAATTGTCGAAGCGGTGCTAGACGCCGCTGAGCGGATGGACAGCGGGACAGCGGTCGCCGCCGACGGTGGACAAGCAGTCGATAACGACGGCGGGGCCGCCGCTGTGACCGAGTGTTCATTCAAGAACTGCAATTGCATGGAGGGCGATCAGTGA